A part of Limihaloglobus sulfuriphilus genomic DNA contains:
- the proB gene encoding glutamate 5-kinase translates to MRNFSKSRRIVIKVGTNTLSKDNAIDSEYVLLLARQIKALLDDKRQVLLVSSGAIGMGAGRLGYVGRVTGTKRRQAFAAVGQPLLMHEYEKAFSAYNVNIAQVLVTTDVLNNRSSYLNLRNAIDTLLELDVVPVINENDCVSTDEIGKVFGDNDTLSARVAAKIGADLLIILSDIDAFYDKDPKEHKDAAALELVTEITDDIVKAAGKNGSMHSTGGMATKIKAARIASDAGCRIVLAHGRLENVINRIVRGEVIGTLFLPKRKLSSRLRWILNTDPAGVIELDEGAVKAISNNKSLLPSGIKAVKGLFDAGSVVMLSDCAKAVTALSSDELKRLAGCHSSEIRDILGDHRKSVVAVPEDIVLLEI, encoded by the coding sequence ATGCGGAACTTCTCAAAATCACGGCGTATAGTAATAAAGGTTGGCACAAATACCCTGAGCAAGGACAACGCGATTGATTCAGAGTATGTGCTTTTACTGGCCCGGCAGATTAAGGCGCTTCTCGATGACAAACGCCAGGTGCTTCTTGTAAGCTCCGGTGCTATCGGGATGGGTGCCGGCCGGCTCGGCTATGTCGGCAGGGTTACCGGAACAAAAAGAAGGCAGGCTTTTGCCGCGGTTGGCCAGCCGCTGCTGATGCACGAATACGAGAAGGCCTTTTCGGCTTACAATGTCAATATCGCACAGGTGTTGGTTACAACCGACGTATTGAATAACAGAAGCTCCTATCTTAATTTGCGCAACGCCATCGACACGCTGCTTGAGCTGGATGTCGTGCCGGTAATAAACGAGAATGACTGCGTCAGTACGGACGAGATCGGCAAGGTATTCGGCGATAATGACACCCTTTCAGCGAGAGTCGCGGCGAAAATCGGAGCCGACCTGCTGATAATACTCAGCGACATAGACGCGTTTTATGACAAAGACCCAAAAGAGCATAAAGACGCCGCCGCACTTGAGCTTGTAACGGAAATAACCGATGATATAGTCAAAGCCGCCGGCAAGAACGGCAGTATGCACTCTACAGGCGGCATGGCGACAAAGATAAAGGCCGCCAGAATTGCCTCTGATGCCGGATGCCGGATAGTTCTGGCTCACGGGCGGCTGGAAAATGTCATCAACCGGATTGTCAGAGGCGAAGTGATAGGCACGCTCTTTCTGCCTAAGCGCAAGCTTTCCAGCCGTTTAAGGTGGATTCTCAACACAGATCCTGCCGGCGTGATTGAGCTTGACGAAGGGGCGGTAAAAGCAATCTCAAACAATAAAAGCCTGCTTCCCAGCGGGATAAAAGCTGTTAAGGGGCTATTTGATGCGGGCTCGGTCGTGATGCTCTCAGACTGCGCCAAAGCGGTTACCGCCTTGAGCAGTGACGAGCTCAAGAGACTTGCCGGTTGCCATAGCAGCGAGATACGCGACATTCTCGGCGACCATCGTAAATCCGTAGTTGCCGTGCCGGAAGATATTGTGCTTCTTGAGATTTAG
- a CDS encoding DUF481 domain-containing protein: MKKIAFISLSVLCAAVWADVIVMNNGDKITGDVTSMENGSITIATEMFGEVKADMANVDTFSIESDQPVHLKDGSIIKGKLTKSDDSTVTITGDTVSSQISAGDIAAINPAPPEPVRWKGRVYGSASVENGNTQSETYGGGAHLSRRGEDDRITLSGDYARSKDYDVVTEHWWDTRAKYDYFISKKTYVFGEGRYEKDAMANLDRRTIIGGGLGHQFIETPEMNFNVEAGLASMHESYENPSTSDSRLSAQAGYHFDKQLMDNLMFISELTYYPSTEQVSDYYLTSFAELRLKINSRMFTNYKFIFDYDATPSQGNTSTDTKHILGVGVDF; the protein is encoded by the coding sequence ATGAAAAAAATTGCATTTATCTCTCTAAGTGTACTTTGTGCCGCAGTTTGGGCTGATGTTATCGTAATGAATAACGGCGACAAAATCACCGGAGACGTAACCTCTATGGAAAACGGCAGCATTACCATAGCAACCGAGATGTTCGGCGAGGTAAAGGCTGATATGGCCAATGTCGATACATTCAGCATCGAAAGCGATCAGCCTGTCCACCTGAAAGACGGCTCGATAATCAAAGGCAAGCTCACAAAATCAGATGATTCAACCGTTACCATAACCGGTGATACCGTCAGCAGTCAAATAAGCGCCGGCGACATAGCCGCAATCAATCCCGCTCCGCCGGAGCCGGTTAGGTGGAAAGGTCGTGTTTACGGCAGCGCATCAGTCGAAAACGGAAACACCCAAAGTGAAACCTACGGCGGCGGGGCACATCTGAGCCGCAGAGGCGAGGACGACAGAATAACCCTCTCCGGCGACTATGCTCGCAGCAAGGATTATGATGTGGTAACCGAACACTGGTGGGATACCAGGGCAAAATATGACTACTTTATCAGCAAAAAAACCTATGTTTTCGGCGAAGGCCGCTATGAAAAAGACGCGATGGCCAATCTTGACCGTCGAACCATAATCGGCGGCGGTCTTGGGCATCAGTTTATAGAAACCCCTGAAATGAACTTCAACGTTGAGGCCGGTCTTGCCAGTATGCATGAATCGTATGAAAATCCCAGCACATCCGACTCAAGGCTCAGTGCACAAGCCGGATATCATTTCGATAAACAGCTTATGGATAATCTTATGTTTATAAGTGAGCTGACCTACTACCCCTCAACAGAGCAGGTTTCAGATTACTATCTGACATCCTTTGCCGAGCTAAGGCTCAAAATAAACAGCCGGATGTTCACAAATTACAAGTTTATATTTGATTATGACGCAACCCCATCCCAGGGCAATACCAGCACAGACACTAAGCATATTCTTGGTGTCGGCGTTGACTTCTAA
- a CDS encoding mechanosensitive ion channel family protein, with product MVQSLISRLIATAEETAAKASEAVEAAAPAAESSGTSAQGIMEKVQALFVVYGLKLLAAIAIYIIGKMVVKVLCAIVEKMMVKANVDTTLAKFTRHIMYFGLMICVIIAALQMLGVPTAQFVVVLGAAGLAIGFALQGSLSNFASGILIMIFKPFKAGDYVEIANQGGTVVEVQLFNTVINTPDNVRVVVPNGGITSNNIKNYTANGQRRLDMVFGISYSDDIQKAREIITEVINSDDRVLESPAPTIAVSELADSSVNFVVRPWATVADYWGLYFDMQEKIKTALEAGGCTIPFPQHDVHMIQEK from the coding sequence ATGGTTCAGTCATTAATTTCCAGACTTATCGCCACTGCTGAAGAAACAGCCGCCAAGGCCTCAGAAGCAGTCGAAGCGGCAGCTCCGGCAGCAGAATCTTCCGGAACATCAGCCCAGGGTATAATGGAAAAAGTGCAGGCGCTTTTTGTTGTTTACGGCTTAAAACTCCTGGCCGCTATTGCCATATATATCATAGGTAAGATGGTAGTAAAGGTGCTCTGCGCAATAGTTGAAAAAATGATGGTCAAAGCAAACGTTGATACGACGCTGGCTAAATTTACAAGGCATATCATGTATTTCGGCCTTATGATATGTGTAATCATCGCCGCGTTGCAAATGCTCGGCGTGCCGACGGCTCAGTTTGTGGTTGTACTTGGTGCTGCCGGCCTGGCTATTGGTTTTGCTCTGCAGGGCTCGCTATCCAATTTCGCCTCGGGCATCCTTATAATGATCTTCAAGCCGTTTAAGGCCGGAGACTATGTAGAAATAGCCAACCAGGGCGGCACGGTCGTTGAGGTACAGCTTTTCAACACGGTCATAAACACTCCTGACAATGTACGTGTAGTCGTTCCAAACGGCGGTATAACATCGAATAACATCAAAAACTATACAGCAAACGGCCAGCGGCGTCTTGACATGGTCTTTGGCATCTCATACAGTGACGATATTCAGAAGGCCCGCGAAATCATCACCGAAGTCATCAATTCAGATGATCGCGTACTCGAATCGCCTGCTCCAACAATAGCCGTAAGCGAGCTTGCAGACAGCAGTGTAAACTTTGTTGTGCGTCCGTGGGCAACTGTAGCGGATTACTGGGGACTGTATTTCGATATGCAGGAAAAGATCAAAACCGCTCTGGAAGCAGGCGGCTGCACAATTCCGTTCCCGCAGCATGATGTTCATATGATTCAGGAAAAATAA
- a CDS encoding uracil-DNA glycosylase, producing the protein MADIDLKEIAKQHLEIDSFFTGDFGILGPELDFRSLRAEITPQPETKTSDPAAISEFLDDVSAAASLEQIASMVNQCRKCELGSSRLNPVPGEGSPNARLVFVGEAPGQDEDKTGRPFVGRAGKMLTNIITAMGLSRNDVFICNTIKCRPPENRDPLIGEKNACRPFLDRQLELISPDVIVALGSHAARELLGTDEGIGKLRGRFHDYTPSPGAKTIKVMPTYHPSYLLRAYTVDNRRRVWDDMLKVVKELGLELPKKER; encoded by the coding sequence ATGGCAGATATAGACTTAAAAGAAATAGCAAAACAGCATCTCGAGATCGACAGTTTTTTTACCGGAGATTTCGGGATATTGGGCCCCGAGCTGGATTTCCGCAGTCTCAGAGCTGAAATTACACCGCAACCAGAGACGAAAACATCTGATCCGGCCGCAATTTCGGAATTCTTAGATGATGTTTCGGCAGCCGCCAGTCTTGAGCAGATAGCGTCAATGGTGAATCAATGCCGCAAATGCGAGCTTGGTTCCAGCCGGCTCAATCCCGTCCCGGGTGAGGGCAGCCCGAATGCACGTCTGGTCTTTGTCGGCGAGGCACCGGGCCAAGATGAGGATAAAACCGGCAGGCCGTTCGTTGGCCGTGCCGGCAAGATGCTCACGAATATAATCACTGCGATGGGGCTCTCACGCAACGATGTGTTTATCTGTAATACCATTAAATGCAGGCCGCCGGAAAACAGGGATCCGCTCATAGGCGAGAAAAACGCCTGCCGGCCTTTCCTTGACCGCCAACTCGAGCTGATATCCCCTGATGTGATTGTGGCGCTTGGCAGCCATGCCGCCCGTGAGCTGCTTGGGACAGACGAAGGCATCGGCAAACTCCGCGGCAGGTTTCATGACTATACGCCCTCACCGGGGGCAAAGACCATAAAGGTTATGCCGACATACCACCCGTCATATCTGCTCAGGGCATATACAGTTGACAACCGAAGACGCGTCTGGGACGACATGCTTAAGGTCGTAAAAGAGCTGGGCCTCGAACTGCCAAAAAAAGAAAGGTAA
- a CDS encoding NAD(P)H-hydrate epimerase encodes MPIAELYNPQKHKTVTRQESKDFDRWAIDELGICSLVLMENAALGCTEVVESMYPSLKKAVVVAGTGNNAGDGFVIARQLMNRGVECLTILIGDTDKLTPDAKANYTLLERLGASIDVKSAESAAKVGLQEISGAELVIDAIFGTGLSGSLREPWPRIIEHINAAEKPILSVDIPSGLNCDTGEPLGAAVTAAETVSFVGCKKGFLEPCAAKYTGRLYIGSIGVK; translated from the coding sequence ATGCCGATAGCAGAGTTATATAACCCGCAAAAGCATAAGACAGTAACGCGGCAGGAATCTAAGGATTTTGACCGCTGGGCGATTGATGAGCTGGGGATATGTTCGCTTGTTTTGATGGAAAACGCCGCCCTTGGCTGCACCGAGGTGGTAGAATCAATGTATCCATCTCTCAAAAAAGCAGTTGTGGTTGCGGGAACAGGCAATAACGCCGGCGATGGTTTTGTGATAGCCCGTCAGTTGATGAACAGGGGAGTTGAATGTCTGACAATTCTAATTGGGGACACAGATAAGTTAACACCCGACGCAAAAGCCAATTATACACTTCTGGAGCGGCTGGGCGCCAGTATTGATGTTAAATCCGCCGAAAGTGCGGCAAAAGTGGGCCTGCAGGAGATTAGCGGGGCGGAGCTGGTTATAGATGCAATTTTCGGGACGGGGCTTTCCGGCAGTCTTCGCGAGCCCTGGCCGCGGATAATTGAGCACATAAACGCGGCAGAGAAGCCGATACTCTCGGTCGATATACCTTCCGGGCTTAACTGCGATACGGGAGAGCCGCTTGGGGCTGCTGTAACGGCGGCGGAGACAGTTAGCTTTGTGGGCTGTAAAAAGGGATTTCTCGAGCCGTGCGCCGCGAAATATACCGGCAGGCTCTACATCGGTTCAATCGGCGTAAAGTAG